TTAAATCTCTTACCATCTTCTGTATAACTGCTACTTGTTGTGCATCTTTTTGTCCAAAATAGGCTCTATCCGGTGTCACTATATTAAATAATTTTGATACTATAGTTGTTACCCCCTTAAAATGACCTACTCTTGATTTGCCACATAATTTGTTTGTTATTTCACCTTCAACCTCTACATAAGTTGTATAACCCTTTGGATACATTTCTTCTACTGATGGGGTAAATACAATATCTACACCTACTTCTTTGGCTAACTTACTATCCCTTTCTAAATCCCGAGGATAAGTATCTAAATCTTCATCTTCTCCAAATTGAGTAGGATTTACAAAAATACTGATTACAACAATGTCATTTTCTTCTCTTGCCTTCCTCATTAATGATAGATGTCCTTCATGTAAGTATCCCATTGTAGGTACTAAGCCTATTGATTTACCTTGCATTTTAAAAATTTTTATTTCATTTCTTATATTTAACATAGAATTTATTATCTTCATGTTTATAGCCTCCTAACGAGCTAATAAAGCTTTTGCAAAATCTCTTCTTTAATAGAAAATGAATGTTCTTTTGTAGGGAATTTTCCCAGTTTAATTTCTTCTATATATCTCTTAACTGCTTCTTTTATAGTTACTCCTGTATCAGCATACTTCTTAACAAATTTAGGCGTAAAATCTGTGTACATCCCAAGCATATCCTGGGTTACTAATACTTGTCCATCACAATATTTACCTGCTCCTATACCAATAGTAGGTATATCTAGTTTTTCAGTAATTATTTTAGATAATTTTTCTGGTACACATTCTAATACTATGGCAAAGACACCTGCTTCTTGTAGAAACAACGCATCTTCTATAATCCTTTTAGCCTGTTCTTCATTCTTACCTTGAACCTTAAATCCCCCAAATATATTTACAGACTGTGGTGTTAACCCTAAATGTCCCATAACAGGAATTTGAGCTTTTACTATACCCCTAATTTTGTCTATAACATCTCTACCACCTTCTAGTTTAACTGCATGAACATTCCCCTCTTTTATTAGTCTACCAGCATTTTTTATGCTTTCTTCAACGCTAATATGGTATGAAAGAAATGGCATATCTCCTATAACCATAGCCCTTTTAGCTCCCCTAGAAACTGCTTTACAATGGTGTATCATATCTTCAATAGTCACCTGCAATGTACTTTCATAACCTAGCATCACCATTCCTAGTGAGTCGCCAACCAATAAACTATCAACTCCTGCTTCATCTAAAAGCTTTGCTGTGGAATAGTCATAAGCAGTAAGCATTGATATTCTTTCATTATTTTTCTTTGATTTTAAAAATGAACTTACAGTAAAACTCTTATTTGACATTCTTTACACCTCTTTTAAAATATTTTTTAAATAAGTTATCTTTTCCTTGTTTTCTAATTTTTCTTTTTTAGCTAAATCTACAGTTTTGGCTCCTAGTAATTTATAAAAATCTATACTCTTTAGATTATTTTCTTGCATTGATTTTAGGTGTCTTTCTATAGTGTTTGTATCACCTCTAGCTATAGGCCCTGTTAACGCTTTCTCTGTTCCTAAATCATAAATATTCTTCAGTGTTCCATCTATTAATGGTAAAAGTGCTTTAAATCCTTTTTCTTTATCTATACCAATAGATTCAAATAAAGAGAGACCATAATCCATAAGTGTTACTAAATAATTAGAAACAACACATGCAGCTGCATGATATATGCTTTTTTGATTTGCATTTAGTTTGAAATATTCATTATCTGTCTTTTTAAGAATATCTTCAATAACATTAATCTTTTCTTCATCACCTTCTAAACTAAATATTGTATCTTCTAAGTCTTTAACTGCTTTATCTATATCTGCAAAGGATTGCAATGGATGTAATGAATATATACAACTTCCTTGTTCTTTAGCCTTTATTAAAATATCTGAGGAAGCAGCTCCACTCATATGAATTAGTATCTTGCCTTTTATTAATAAATTTTTTTGCACTAATCTATTACTGACATTTCTAATTTCATCATCTTTAGTTGTAATAAAAATAATATCTGTATTTACTACAATCTCTTCTATGTTCTCTACTGCCTTTGTATCTGTATATTTTGCTGCTTTTAAAGCTGACTCATAAGTTCTACTGTAATATCCATAAACTTTAAATCCATACTTCTTTAAGTATTTTCCAAATGCTGTACCTACTTTTCCTGCTCCTATAAAACCTATTCTCAATATTTCACCTCCAATGAAAAGTGACATAGTCACTTTTAGGTACTAGGTACTAGATTTAAACTTTTGCTACAAGATAAATAAAAATACCCTTCCTGTGTCTAAATTTCACCAAAAAGACACAGAAAGGGTATTAATTTCCAACTTGAAATTATTGCACTTTTAACTTCATACATATATCAAATGGTATAACAAACCATTAATATACGAAATAGTATATTACACCCACTACTCGCTTTCTGTGTCTCGGTCCTTAAGGATCCAAGCTAAGCGAAAAATGAATTAAGTTTTTAAATTTTTAATAAATGGTTTGGCTCTTACGATACCAACCAATTTAATTTTAACATACTATGATAATAACCACAAATTACAATTTCTTTATAAACTCTAAAATTTATATTCAGTTTTAGTAACAACGTAAAACTCAGACCATTATAACTCAAATACTAATATGCATATGCTCCATTTTCTTCTATGTTCTTAAAAGCTACTGAAAGCATTAATTTAATACGATTTAATTGATTCACTTCACTTGCTCCCGGGTCATAATCTATAGCTGCAATATTAGCAGAAGGATAAGCTCTTCTTAATTCCTTTATCATACCTTTACCTGTTATATGATTAGGTAAACAAGCAAAGGGTTGTAAACATACTATATTATTCACACCACTTTCAATAAGCTCTACCATCTCTCCAGTTAAAAACCAGCCTTCACCTGTTTGGTTAGCTAAAGATAAATGTTTCTCTGCCCCTTTAGCTATTTCATAAATTGACTTAGGTGGTTCAAATCTTTTACTTGCTTCTAAAGCTTTTTTCATGTCTTTTCGATAATATTCTATCCCCTCTATTATAGCACTTGAAGTAGCCATATTTATTAAACTACCTGATAATTCTTTGTATTTAACTTTACTGTTATATGCAGTATATAGAAAGAAGTCTATTAAATCCGGAACAACTGCTTCCGCACCTTCTGCCTCTAATAGTTCTACTATACTATTATTAGCTGTTGGGTGAAATTTAACTAATATCTCACCAACTACACCTACCCTTGGCTTAACTAAGTCTTCATGTATTGCAATATTATCAAAATCTTTAACGATTTGATAAATATTATTTTTAAGTTCCTTTCTACTACCACTTTCTAATGACTGTTTGCATTTTTCTACCCATTTTTTGTATAGCTTATTGGCTGAGTCCTTTACTTTTTCATAGGGTCTAACCCTATACAATACCCTCATTAACAGATCTCCATATATTAATCCCATCATTGATGTATTTATAAGAGATGGGGTAATCTTAAAACCTGGATTTTTTTCAAGGCCTTGTGCACTCAACGATATTACAGGAACATGACCCATTCCTGCATCCTGTAGTGCCTTTCTAATAAATGCAATATAGTTAGTTGCTCTACATCCTCCCCCTGTTTGTGTTATGATTACGGAAGTATTGTTTAAATCATATTTCCCTGACTTTAATGCTTCCATAATCTGTCCAACAACTATTATTGATGGATAACAAGCGTCATTATTTACATACTTTAAACCTTCATCAATAGCTGACTTATCAACAGAAGGTAATATTTCTACATTATAACCAGCCTTTTCAAATCCAATTTTTAAAAACTGAAAGTGTATTGGAGACATTTGTGGAGCTAAAATTGTATGTTTTGTCTTCATCTCTTTTGTAAATTTTACCCTTTCTTTTACATTATATATTTTCTTTGGTTCTAGACCTTTTTTATCCCTTTCTTTTATTGCAGCAATTAAGGAACGTACACGTATCTTTGCAGCTCCTAGATTGTTAATATCATCTATTTTAATAAGGGTATATATTTTATTATATCTTTCTAGTATTTCTTTAACTTGGTCTGTAGTTACTGCATCCAAGCCACAACCAAAAGAATTAAGTTGAATTAGCTCTAAATTCTTCTGTTTAGCCACATATGTAGCTGCAGCATACATTCTTGTATGATAAACCCATTGGTCAACAACCCTTAAAGGTCTTTCTATCTCAGCCAAATGGCTTATAGAATCTTCTGATAGTACAGCAAAGCCAAAGGATTTAATCATTTCAGGTATACCATGATTAATTTCTGGGTCTACATGATATGGTCTACCTACCAGTACAATACCTTTTAAGTTGTTTTCCCTTATATATTCAATAATTTCTTCGCCTTTTCTTCTTATATCTTTTTTATAGTTATCAAGTTCATTATATGCTTTGCCAACTGCTTTTTTTATCTCATCTTTAGAAATACCTTCATTCTTTAATTCTTCAAATAATCTTTTAATTAGTCTTTTTGGTTTATCCAATGGCAAAAACGGATGATAGAAAATAATTTTATCAGTTTTTACAATTTCCATATTAGCATTAATTGTTTCTGGATAAGATGTAACTATTGGACAATTATATTGATTATTTGCATTTTTATCTTCTTTTCTATTGTATGGAATACTAGGATAGAAAATTTTGTTAACACCTTTCTTAATTAAATCTGCTATGTGTCCATGTACAAGTTTAGCTGGATAACAAACAGTATCAGAAGGTATAGTCTCCATCCCTAGTTCATAAAGCTTCTTGGATGAACGTCCCGATAATACAACCCTATACCCAAGTTCTGTAAAAAATGTAACCCAAAAAGGATAATCTTCATACATATTTAGTACCCTAGGTATACCAATAGTGCCTCTTTGAGCTTCTTGCTTAGATAATGGTTTATAATTAAAAACTCTTTTATATTTATATTCATAAAGATTAGGTATGTCGTTTTTGACTTTTTCTATACCTGCCCCTCTTTCGCATCTATTTCCTGAAATAAACTTTCGACCATCTGAAAAATGCTTAATTGTTAGAAGACAGTTGTTTCCACATAGTCCACACCTCTTCATTGATGATTCAGCTTTAAAATTTTCTAATGCATTTCCTTTAAGAAGTGTTGTTTTATATCCTTCATTATAACGCTCTTTTGCTATTAAAGCAGCTCCAAATGCCCCCATTATACCAGCTATGTCAGGACGTATAACTTCTCTATTCACTATTTTTTCAAAAGCTCTTAATACTGCATCATTGTAAAAAGTTCCTCCCTGTACTACTATCTTTTCTCCTAATTCATCAGTATTTCTTAACCTTATAACTTTAAACAAAGCATTCTTTATAACCGAAATAGAGATTCCAGCTGAAATGTCACTTACCTCTGCCCCTTCTTTTTGTGCCTGCTTTACTTTAGAATTCATAAATACAGTACATCGGGTACCTAAATCTACTGGATTTTTAGACATTAAACCTTTTTGGGCAAATTCCTCAACACTCATATTTAAAGATTTAGCAAAGGTTTCTATAAATGAACCGCACCCTGATGAACAAGCTTCATTTAACATTATTGAATCTATAACACCATCATGAATTTTTAAACTTTTCATATCTTGTCCACCGATATCAAGTACAAAATCTACTCCAGGTAAGAAAAAATCTGCTGCTTTATAATGAGCTACAGTTTCTATCTCACCTATATCTATTTTAAGTGCTGATTTAATTAAATTTTCACCATACCCTGTGACTGCCGAATTTACAATTTCAATATCATTGTTTAATTTACTATACAAATCCTTTAAAGCTGTAATAGTAGTATCTAAAGGGTTACCCATATTACTTCCATAATATGAATATAAAAGTTCACCATTTTGATTTATAAGTGCTACTTTAGTAGTTGTAGAACCCGCATCTATCCCTAAAAATGCTTTTCCTTTATATGTACTTAAATCTACTCTTCTAACTTTGTTTTTATCGTGTCTTTTTTTAAACTTTATATATTCTTCTTCATTGTTAAATAATGGCTCTAGATTTATATTTTCTTGATTGTTTATCTGTTTAATAGTTAATACTCGATTATATAATTCTTCAAATTGAATTGGTTCTTCATCCCTTGATGAAATTGCTGCTCCTATCGACACAAAAAATTGTGAATTCTCAGGAAAAATTACATTTTTATCTTTTAACTTAAGAGTTTCAATAAATCTCTTTCTAAGCTCAGATAAAAAGTATAAAGGACCACCTAAAAAAGCAACATTACCTCTAATAGGTCTTCCTTGGGCTAATCCACTTATTGTTTGATTGACCACAGCTTGTAATACAGATACTGCTATATCTTCTTTAGAAACCCCTTCATTTAGTAATGGTTGAACATCCGTTTTTGCAAAAACTCCGCATCTAGATGCAATCGGATAGATATGTTTATAGTTTTTTGCTAACTCATTTAATCCAGAAGTATCTGTCTTTAGTAATACAGCCATTTGGTCAATAAAAGCTCCAGTTCCACCAGCACAGGTTCCATTCATTCTTTGTTCTATTGATTCTCTAAAATATGTTATCTTTGCATCTTCTCCTCCAAGTTCAATCGCTACATCTGTTTCTGGTATTATATTTTCCACTGCATTAGTACAAGCTATAACTTCTTGAATAAATGGTACATTTAATTTTTGTGAAATGCTTAATCCACCTGAACCTGTAATCATTACAGTAACTTCATAGCCCTGTAGCTCAGACTTTACTTCTTCAAACATAGAAATTACTGTTGCTTTTATATCAGAATAATGTCTTTTATAATTTTTATAAATTACATTATTTTCATCGTCTAAGACAATCATTTTAACAGTTGTAGAGCC
This genomic window from Caldisalinibacter kiritimatiensis contains:
- the panC gene encoding pantoate--beta-alanine ligase translates to MKIINSMLNIRNEIKIFKMQGKSIGLVPTMGYLHEGHLSLMRKAREENDIVVISIFVNPTQFGEDEDLDTYPRDLERDSKLAKEVGVDIVFTPSVEEMYPKGYTTYVEVEGEITNKLCGKSRVGHFKGVTTIVSKLFNIVTPDRAYFGQKDAQQVAVIQKMVRDLNFDIEIIPCPIVREDDGLALSSRNTYLSSSERNDAKVISQSLFKAEQMIKNGERDVEKIRQFIINKIDLVETSEIDYVEIVNAETLRDINEIKGDVLIALAVKIGKTRLIDNIRLEV
- the panB gene encoding 3-methyl-2-oxobutanoate hydroxymethyltransferase, whose product is MSNKSFTVSSFLKSKKNNERISMLTAYDYSTAKLLDEAGVDSLLVGDSLGMVMLGYESTLQVTIEDMIHHCKAVSRGAKRAMVIGDMPFLSYHISVEESIKNAGRLIKEGNVHAVKLEGGRDVIDKIRGIVKAQIPVMGHLGLTPQSVNIFGGFKVQGKNEEQAKRIIEDALFLQEAGVFAIVLECVPEKLSKIITEKLDIPTIGIGAGKYCDGQVLVTQDMLGMYTDFTPKFVKKYADTGVTIKEAVKRYIEEIKLGKFPTKEHSFSIKEEILQKLY
- a CDS encoding Rossmann-like and DUF2520 domain-containing protein, whose product is MRIGFIGAGKVGTAFGKYLKKYGFKVYGYYSRTYESALKAAKYTDTKAVENIEEIVVNTDIIFITTKDDEIRNVSNRLVQKNLLIKGKILIHMSGAASSDILIKAKEQGSCIYSLHPLQSFADIDKAVKDLEDTIFSLEGDEEKINVIEDILKKTDNEYFKLNANQKSIYHAAACVVSNYLVTLMDYGLSLFESIGIDKEKGFKALLPLIDGTLKNIYDLGTEKALTGPIARGDTNTIERHLKSMQENNLKSIDFYKLLGAKTVDLAKKEKLENKEKITYLKNILKEV
- a CDS encoding 2-hydroxyacyl-CoA dehydratase; the protein is MFRVLNLGVDVGSTTVKMIVLDDENNVIYKNYKRHYSDIKATVISMFEEVKSELQGYEVTVMITGSGGLSISQKLNVPFIQEVIACTNAVENIIPETDVAIELGGEDAKITYFRESIEQRMNGTCAGGTGAFIDQMAVLLKTDTSGLNELAKNYKHIYPIASRCGVFAKTDVQPLLNEGVSKEDIAVSVLQAVVNQTISGLAQGRPIRGNVAFLGGPLYFLSELRKRFIETLKLKDKNVIFPENSQFFVSIGAAISSRDEEPIQFEELYNRVLTIKQINNQENINLEPLFNNEEEYIKFKKRHDKNKVRRVDLSTYKGKAFLGIDAGSTTTKVALINQNGELLYSYYGSNMGNPLDTTITALKDLYSKLNNDIEIVNSAVTGYGENLIKSALKIDIGEIETVAHYKAADFFLPGVDFVLDIGGQDMKSLKIHDGVIDSIMLNEACSSGCGSFIETFAKSLNMSVEEFAQKGLMSKNPVDLGTRCTVFMNSKVKQAQKEGAEVSDISAGISISVIKNALFKVIRLRNTDELGEKIVVQGGTFYNDAVLRAFEKIVNREVIRPDIAGIMGAFGAALIAKERYNEGYKTTLLKGNALENFKAESSMKRCGLCGNNCLLTIKHFSDGRKFISGNRCERGAGIEKVKNDIPNLYEYKYKRVFNYKPLSKQEAQRGTIGIPRVLNMYEDYPFWVTFFTELGYRVVLSGRSSKKLYELGMETIPSDTVCYPAKLVHGHIADLIKKGVNKIFYPSIPYNRKEDKNANNQYNCPIVTSYPETINANMEIVKTDKIIFYHPFLPLDKPKRLIKRLFEELKNEGISKDEIKKAVGKAYNELDNYKKDIRRKGEEIIEYIRENNLKGIVLVGRPYHVDPEINHGIPEMIKSFGFAVLSEDSISHLAEIERPLRVVDQWVYHTRMYAAATYVAKQKNLELIQLNSFGCGLDAVTTDQVKEILERYNKIYTLIKIDDINNLGAAKIRVRSLIAAIKERDKKGLEPKKIYNVKERVKFTKEMKTKHTILAPQMSPIHFQFLKIGFEKAGYNVEILPSVDKSAIDEGLKYVNNDACYPSIIVVGQIMEALKSGKYDLNNTSVIITQTGGGCRATNYIAFIRKALQDAGMGHVPVISLSAQGLEKNPGFKITPSLINTSMMGLIYGDLLMRVLYRVRPYEKVKDSANKLYKKWVEKCKQSLESGSRKELKNNIYQIVKDFDNIAIHEDLVKPRVGVVGEILVKFHPTANNSIVELLEAEGAEAVVPDLIDFFLYTAYNSKVKYKELSGSLINMATSSAIIEGIEYYRKDMKKALEASKRFEPPKSIYEIAKGAEKHLSLANQTGEGWFLTGEMVELIESGVNNIVCLQPFACLPNHITGKGMIKELRRAYPSANIAAIDYDPGASEVNQLNRIKLMLSVAFKNIEENGAYAY